In Rhodospirillum rubrum ATCC 11170, a genomic segment contains:
- a CDS encoding chemotaxis protein CheB, whose product MPRRSFPWAGAVRSRAEEGVSPTDGASEGKGGSGEADRFRVVGIGASAGGLEACKALLAALPDRPGIALILVQHLDPTHESMMVALLALQTTMTVCQAAEGMIVEPDHLYVIPPGAYLSVAGGTLHLSPPQARHGARLPFDFLLHSLAADYTQRAICVVLSGTGADGSLGLMALKERGGLVIAQDPEEAGYDGMPRSAIATGQVDLVLSLAKIAETLVGEDLPPGKPALPEEIPSSKGKGKGKGWVYAVIDLLRARTPYDFTHYKPGTLERRTERRMTLASIEVGDSARYLALLQEDATERDLLAKDLLINVTGFFRDPKVFDVLAEKTIPQMVATHPLDQPLRIWVAGCSTGEETYSLAILFREAIVSAGRAVKVQVFASDVDPDAVLSAREGRYPSTIEADVSAERLARFFTRDGDDYRILPDLRSMVVFTVQDLLADPPFSRLDMVSCRNLLIYLRPEAQAKAIGLFHFALREGGILLLGNSETAGNVEGRFEVLSKSARLYRRIGRGGRVDLRLPVVGGDGSGAQRRPLFEPARSRQATLADLCRRLVVEAYAPAAVLITLKYDCLYFLGAMDSYLRVAAGHPASDLLSLAREEVRTKLRSAIEMACETKTRTLVTGGRLTHGGTVRGFSIAVHPVSHDGEDLLLVCFLDEVPSERRADTPTSAEHAPRVAELEQELEITRSELRGAIRNLEISSEEQKAINEEALSVSEEYQATNEELLASKEELQSLNEELTALNGQLHETLERQRTTSNDLQNVLYSTDVATLFLDTALNIRFFTPATKLLFRVIPGDIGRPLADLSPLVADDALLGDAAKVLKTMTPIEREIEARSGSWYLRRILPYRTQDNGVEGVVITFADITERRWAADAREVAKRQAQIANMAKSRFLAVASHDLRQPLQTLTLLQGLLAKKVEGVQSRVLLARMDETLGAMSSMLNVLLDINQIEVGTVEAERVVFPINDLFDRVREELAYQARAKKLDWSVVSCGLSVTSDPRLLEQMIRNLLANALKYTKQGKVLLGCRRRSGSLSIEVWDSGIGIPPGELEAIFDEFHQVETPAQGQGRGLGLGLSIVRRLGDLLGHPIGVRSRLGKGSVFTINVAIAPAAAEKPSLPARRGAAEVKVDADGQRTGEILIIEDDPDVRDLLDLLLKGEGHRTVAVAEGGQAVALAEGGSIRPDLILADYNLPNGVNGLGVSATLRDVLDRPIPVVILTGDISTRTLHDIARHRCVKLNKPVKPGELTQTIARLLPPPVGPAAARLPAPPPSPGPGGPLPLIYLVDDDASLRDSLRALLEDDGLKVEDYESSEAFLAAYRPGGGEACLLIDAYLPGMSGLDLLERLKKENRLLPAIVITGYSEVAMAVQAMKAGASDFIEKPVGRTELLISIDRALEQHREHGNSGKMRLWRDAAKARLASLSARQREIMEMVLAGQPSKNIAADLGISQRTVESHRALIMKKLGVKSLPALVRLAQAASDGEVGEEG is encoded by the coding sequence ATGCCAAGACGGTCATTCCCTTGGGCCGGAGCAGTCCGGTCTCGTGCCGAGGAAGGCGTCTCGCCGACAGACGGAGCTTCCGAAGGAAAGGGCGGCTCAGGGGAGGCGGACCGCTTCCGGGTTGTCGGCATCGGCGCTTCGGCGGGGGGGCTGGAAGCCTGCAAGGCTTTGCTCGCGGCCTTGCCCGATCGTCCCGGCATCGCCCTGATCCTGGTCCAACATCTTGATCCCACCCATGAAAGCATGATGGTGGCCTTGCTCGCCCTGCAAACCACCATGACGGTTTGCCAGGCGGCCGAAGGCATGATCGTTGAGCCCGATCACCTTTATGTCATCCCGCCCGGCGCCTATCTTTCCGTTGCCGGGGGAACCCTGCACCTCTCGCCACCCCAGGCCCGCCATGGCGCCCGCCTGCCGTTCGATTTCCTGCTGCATTCGCTGGCTGCGGATTATACGCAGAGGGCTATCTGCGTGGTTCTTTCGGGAACCGGGGCGGATGGCAGTCTGGGATTGATGGCGTTGAAAGAGCGCGGCGGGCTGGTGATCGCCCAGGATCCCGAAGAGGCCGGGTATGATGGCATGCCGCGCAGCGCCATCGCCACCGGACAGGTCGATCTGGTGCTGAGCCTCGCCAAGATCGCCGAAACCCTGGTCGGCGAGGACCTGCCCCCCGGTAAGCCCGCCCTTCCCGAGGAGATCCCGTCGAGCAAGGGCAAAGGCAAAGGCAAAGGCTGGGTTTACGCGGTGATCGATCTGCTGCGCGCCCGAACCCCCTATGACTTCACCCATTACAAGCCGGGCACCCTGGAACGGCGGACCGAACGGCGCATGACGTTGGCCTCGATCGAGGTCGGCGACTCGGCGCGCTATTTGGCGCTTCTCCAGGAGGATGCCACCGAGCGCGATCTTCTTGCCAAGGACCTGCTGATCAACGTCACCGGTTTTTTCCGCGATCCCAAGGTCTTCGATGTCCTGGCCGAAAAGACCATTCCCCAGATGGTCGCCACCCATCCCCTTGATCAGCCCCTGCGCATTTGGGTCGCGGGCTGTAGCACGGGCGAGGAAACCTATTCCCTGGCCATACTGTTCCGCGAGGCGATCGTCAGCGCCGGGCGGGCGGTCAAGGTGCAGGTCTTCGCCTCCGATGTCGATCCCGACGCCGTCCTCAGCGCCCGCGAAGGCCGTTATCCCAGCACCATCGAAGCCGATGTCTCGGCCGAACGGCTCGCCCGCTTCTTCACCAGGGACGGCGATGATTACCGTATTCTGCCCGACCTGCGCTCCATGGTGGTTTTCACCGTTCAGGATTTGCTGGCCGATCCGCCGTTTTCGCGGCTGGATATGGTGTCGTGCCGCAATCTGCTGATCTATCTGCGCCCCGAAGCCCAGGCCAAGGCGATCGGCCTGTTCCATTTCGCCCTGCGCGAGGGCGGCATTCTGTTGCTGGGCAATTCCGAGACGGCGGGCAATGTCGAAGGCCGCTTCGAGGTTTTGTCCAAATCGGCGCGGCTCTATCGGCGGATCGGTCGCGGCGGCCGGGTCGATTTGCGTTTGCCGGTGGTCGGGGGCGATGGGAGCGGGGCCCAGCGCCGGCCCCTGTTCGAGCCGGCGCGGTCGCGTCAGGCCACCCTTGCCGATCTCTGCCGGCGGCTTGTCGTCGAGGCCTACGCCCCGGCGGCGGTGTTGATCACCCTGAAATACGACTGTCTTTATTTCCTGGGGGCGATGGACAGCTATCTGCGGGTGGCGGCGGGCCATCCGGCCTCCGATCTGCTCAGTCTGGCCCGCGAGGAGGTGCGGACCAAGCTGCGCTCGGCCATCGAGATGGCGTGCGAAACGAAAACACGAACCCTGGTCACCGGCGGCCGGCTTACCCATGGCGGCACCGTGCGGGGCTTCAGCATCGCCGTTCATCCCGTCTCCCACGATGGGGAAGACCTGCTGCTGGTCTGTTTCCTTGACGAAGTGCCGTCCGAACGACGGGCCGATACGCCGACTTCGGCCGAGCACGCGCCGCGGGTGGCCGAACTGGAGCAAGAGCTTGAAATCACGCGAAGCGAACTGAGGGGCGCCATTCGCAATCTTGAGATTTCAAGCGAAGAACAAAAGGCGATCAACGAAGAGGCCTTGTCGGTCAGCGAGGAATATCAGGCGACGAACGAGGAACTGCTGGCCTCCAAAGAGGAATTGCAGTCGCTGAACGAGGAACTGACCGCGCTGAACGGCCAGCTTCATGAAACGCTCGAACGCCAAAGAACAACCTCCAACGATCTGCAGAACGTTCTCTACAGTACGGATGTCGCGACGCTTTTTCTCGATACCGCGCTGAATATCCGCTTTTTCACCCCGGCGACGAAGCTGCTGTTCAGGGTGATCCCCGGCGATATCGGCCGACCGCTGGCCGATCTCAGTCCTTTGGTCGCCGACGACGCCCTGCTGGGCGATGCCGCCAAGGTGCTGAAAACCATGACGCCGATCGAGCGCGAGATCGAGGCGCGCAGCGGGTCGTGGTATCTTCGCCGGATCCTGCCCTATCGCACCCAGGACAACGGGGTCGAGGGGGTGGTCATCACCTTTGCCGATATCACCGAACGCCGCTGGGCGGCCGATGCCCGCGAGGTGGCCAAACGCCAAGCCCAGATCGCCAATATGGCGAAATCGCGCTTTCTGGCGGTGGCGAGCCATGACCTGCGTCAACCGCTCCAAACCCTGACCCTGCTCCAGGGGCTTCTGGCCAAGAAGGTCGAAGGGGTGCAGTCGCGCGTTCTGCTCGCCCGCATGGACGAGACCCTGGGCGCCATGTCGTCGATGCTCAATGTCCTGCTCGATATCAACCAGATCGAGGTTGGAACCGTCGAGGCCGAGAGGGTGGTTTTCCCCATCAATGATCTGTTCGATCGGGTGAGGGAGGAACTGGCCTATCAGGCCCGAGCCAAGAAGCTTGACTGGAGCGTGGTTTCTTGCGGCTTGTCGGTGACCAGCGATCCGCGTCTGCTTGAACAGATGATCCGCAATCTGCTCGCTAATGCCCTGAAATACACCAAACAGGGCAAAGTTCTTTTGGGCTGTCGCCGGCGGTCGGGCTCTTTGAGCATCGAGGTCTGGGATAGCGGCATCGGTATTCCCCCAGGCGAGCTCGAGGCGATTTTCGACGAGTTTCATCAGGTCGAGACCCCGGCGCAAGGACAAGGGCGCGGCCTGGGCCTTGGCCTGTCGATCGTGCGCCGCCTTGGCGATCTGCTTGGCCATCCCATCGGCGTGCGCTCGCGGCTTGGCAAGGGCTCGGTCTTCACCATCAATGTGGCGATCGCCCCGGCCGCCGCCGAGAAGCCTTCGCTTCCGGCGCGACGGGGCGCGGCCGAGGTCAAAGTCGACGCCGACGGTCAGCGGACCGGGGAAATCCTGATCATCGAGGACGATCCCGACGTTCGCGATCTTCTTGATCTTCTGCTCAAGGGCGAGGGGCACCGGACGGTCGCCGTGGCCGAGGGGGGGCAGGCGGTGGCCCTGGCCGAAGGCGGCAGCATCCGGCCCGATCTGATCCTGGCCGATTATAATCTGCCAAACGGCGTCAATGGCCTGGGCGTCAGCGCCACCCTGCGCGACGTTCTCGATCGGCCCATTCCCGTGGTCATCCTGACCGGTGACATTTCGACCCGAACCCTGCACGATATCGCCCGTCATCGCTGCGTGAAGCTCAATAAACCGGTGAAACCCGGGGAACTGACCCAGACCATCGCCCGCCTGCTGCCCCCGCCGGTGGGGCCGGCGGCGGCGCGGCTGCCAGCCCCGCCGCCGTCGCCAGGCCCCGGTGGTCCGTTGCCCTTGATCTATCTGGTCGACGATGACGCGTCTTTGCGCGACAGCCTGCGCGCCCTGCTGGAAGACGACGGCCTGAAAGTGGAAGACTACGAAAGCTCCGAAGCCTTCCTTGCCGCCTATCGCCCGGGCGGCGGCGAAGCCTGCCTGCTGATCGATGCCTATCTTCCCGGAATGAGCGGGCTTGACCTGCTTGAACGGCTTAAAAAAGAAAACCGCCTTTTGCCCGCGATCGTCATCACCGGCTATAGCGAGGTGGCGATGGCGGTGCAGGCGATGAAGGCGGGCGCTTCGGATTTCATCGAAAAGCCGGTCGGTCGAACCGAATTGTTGATCAGCATCGACCGCGCCCTGGAACAGCATCGCGAGCATGGCAACAGCGGCAAGATGCGGCTTTGGCGCGATGCCGCCAAAGCCCGCCTCGCCAGTCTGAGCGCGCGCCAGCGCGAAATCATGGAGATGGTCCTTGCCGGGCAACCGAGCAAGAACATCGCCGCCGATCTGGGGATCAGCCAAAGAACCGTGGAAAGCCATCGCGCCCTGATCATGAAGAAACTTGGCGTGAAATCCCTGCCGGCCTTGGTCCGTCTGGCCCAGGCCGCCAGCGACGGTGAGGTCGGCGAAGAGGGGTAA
- a CDS encoding BON domain-containing protein — translation MNKLLKATLVAFALTSAVGVSACAQSGKSQSTGAYIDDAAITTKVKAAILDDEMLKVMEIKVSTYQQVVQLSGFVEKPAMVERAGRVARGVEGVKAVKNDLHVK, via the coding sequence ATGAATAAGCTTCTCAAAGCCACCCTGGTCGCTTTCGCCTTGACCTCGGCGGTCGGCGTCAGCGCCTGTGCCCAGTCGGGAAAGAGCCAGAGCACCGGCGCTTACATCGACGACGCGGCGATTACCACCAAGGTGAAGGCGGCCATCCTTGATGACGAGATGCTCAAGGTGATGGAAATCAAGGTTTCGACCTATCAGCAGGTCGTTCAGCTGAGCGGCTTCGTCGAGAAGCCGGCGATGGTTGAGCGCGCGGGCAGGGTGGCCCGTGGGGTCGAAGGCGTGAAGGCGGTGAAGAACGATCTTCACGTGAAGTAA
- a CDS encoding glycosyltransferase family 4 protein, giving the protein MKVLHIAKDYHPQGSGVARHIDGLVAACRPLGVEARVLTAGEGGLWRAVGAADVVHLHGARTACVARAALVARLLDRPMIYTPHCYYDHGSWPKRLAKRLWDRLVERPLVARAWATILLDEIWRGDLTARGLSPHRTVVVPNCITPNHGAPGWTGGRLAGQPALLSIGRLDRVKRLDDMIIALTFPGMESAVLHLVGEGADQGRLGALATLDGLGGRVIFHGGLDDETTARMRAGADLFLLASEREGLPTVMLETLAVGLPILVSDIPANRALADALGWPALFAMGDQGALARGVLRWAGRPVPALVRDRLAAGFTWAARAGEIVGLYHEAMAHKAGGR; this is encoded by the coding sequence GTGAAGGTTCTGCATATCGCCAAGGACTACCATCCCCAGGGCAGCGGCGTGGCCCGCCATATCGACGGGCTGGTCGCCGCCTGCCGGCCGCTGGGCGTCGAGGCCCGGGTGCTGACGGCGGGCGAGGGCGGTTTGTGGCGGGCGGTCGGCGCGGCCGATGTCGTTCATCTTCATGGGGCGCGGACCGCCTGCGTCGCCCGCGCCGCGCTGGTGGCGCGGCTGCTTGATCGGCCGATGATCTATACGCCGCACTGCTATTACGACCATGGAAGCTGGCCCAAACGTCTGGCCAAGCGGCTGTGGGACCGGCTGGTCGAGCGCCCGCTGGTGGCCAGGGCCTGGGCGACCATCCTGCTTGACGAGATCTGGCGCGGCGATTTGACCGCGCGCGGCCTTTCCCCCCATCGGACGGTGGTCGTACCCAATTGCATCACGCCCAACCACGGCGCCCCGGGCTGGACCGGGGGGCGGCTGGCCGGGCAGCCGGCCCTGCTGTCGATCGGCCGGCTCGACCGGGTCAAGCGCCTTGATGACATGATCATCGCCCTGACCTTCCCCGGGATGGAAAGCGCCGTCCTCCATCTGGTGGGCGAGGGGGCCGATCAAGGCCGCTTGGGCGCCCTGGCCACCCTGGATGGCCTGGGCGGGCGGGTGATCTTCCATGGCGGGCTTGATGACGAGACGACGGCCCGCATGCGGGCGGGGGCCGATCTGTTCCTGCTGGCTTCCGAGCGCGAGGGCCTGCCGACGGTCATGCTGGAAACCCTGGCGGTCGGCCTGCCGATCCTGGTCAGCGACATCCCGGCCAATCGCGCCCTGGCCGACGCTTTGGGCTGGCCGGCGCTGTTCGCCATGGGCGACCAGGGGGCCCTGGCGCGCGGCGTTCTGCGCTGGGCGGGCCGCCCGGTGCCGGCTTTGGTGCGCGACCGCCTTGCCGCCGGCTTCACCTGGGCCGCCCGCGCCGGCGAGATCGTCGGGCTGTATCATGAGGCGATGGCACACAAGGCGGGGGGGCGATGA
- a CDS encoding Dps family protein — protein sequence MQFSSNTATPLLPNKSIESLGEHLSWAIELHAQVTQALWASRDPAQIVLHRVLIEVATEIETSAHLMASRITALGGDPRDPLQVEADRLFLLFQGFGPSDIRQQLLAVAASLAAFGHSLREAIRQAVSIDDAPTAHLFIELSRAIDRRFWALDSHISPHERRREDLSFDQDQDEGFDPQKPGESQSR from the coding sequence ATGCAATTCTCATCCAATACGGCGACGCCGCTTCTTCCCAACAAGTCCATTGAAAGCCTCGGCGAGCATCTTTCCTGGGCGATTGAACTACACGCCCAGGTAACCCAGGCGCTTTGGGCCTCGCGCGATCCGGCGCAGATCGTCCTCCACCGGGTTTTGATAGAAGTCGCCACCGAGATTGAAACCTCGGCCCACCTTATGGCCAGCCGCATCACGGCCCTTGGCGGCGATCCCCGCGACCCGCTGCAGGTGGAAGCCGATCGGCTGTTCTTGCTGTTCCAGGGGTTCGGCCCCTCCGACATTCGCCAGCAGCTTTTGGCCGTGGCCGCCAGTCTGGCGGCCTTCGGTCACTCCCTGCGCGAGGCGATCCGTCAGGCCGTCAGCATCGACGACGCGCCGACCGCCCATTTGTTCATCGAACTGTCCCGCGCCATCGACCGCCGCTTCTGGGCCCTCGATTCCCATATTTCTCCCCACGAAAGGAGACGCGAGGATTTGTCCTTCGACCAAGATCAGGACGAGGGTTTCGATCCTCAAAAGCCCGGGGAAAGCCAAAGCCGATGA
- the wecB gene encoding non-hydrolyzing UDP-N-acetylglucosamine 2-epimerase codes for MSLLSKKKQPTGAPLLVVIGTRPEAIKLAPVVLALRRNARVPVKVCLSGQHRDLLTQGLSAFDLTIDHSLDLMTPDQRPSDLVARVITGLTPVIEATAPAWLVVQGDTTTALGAALAGFHARLDVAHVEAGLRSGDRAAPWPEEMNRRLIGQIAALHFAPTERARANLLAEGVAEGAIEVTGNTVIDALHLALARIKDTPRVIEAAAPILATAGERALVLVTIHRRESLGEALPRLAEALLGLAKAEERLIVLPIHPNPRLAPLIEALSGHPGILLTPALDYLPFVALLHRADLILTDSGGIQEEASALGKPVLVLRDTTERPELVAGGNGLVVGTRTARILDHALPLLTDPAARAALAQTHDGFGDGHAAERIAQTLENRIAP; via the coding sequence GTGTCGCTCTTATCAAAAAAAAAACAGCCTACCGGTGCCCCCCTTCTGGTCGTCATCGGAACACGACCCGAAGCCATCAAACTCGCCCCCGTGGTTCTGGCCCTGCGCCGGAACGCCCGGGTGCCGGTCAAGGTCTGCCTCAGCGGTCAGCACCGTGACCTGCTGACCCAGGGGCTCTCGGCCTTCGATCTGACCATCGACCATAGCCTGGACCTGATGACCCCCGATCAGCGCCCAAGCGATCTGGTGGCGCGGGTCATCACCGGCCTGACCCCGGTCATCGAAGCCACCGCTCCGGCTTGGCTGGTGGTTCAGGGCGACACGACAACGGCGCTGGGCGCCGCCCTGGCCGGCTTCCACGCCCGGCTCGACGTCGCCCATGTCGAAGCCGGCCTGCGCAGCGGCGATCGCGCCGCCCCCTGGCCCGAGGAGATGAACCGCCGGCTGATCGGCCAGATCGCGGCGCTGCATTTCGCCCCGACCGAGCGCGCCCGGGCCAATCTTCTGGCCGAAGGCGTGGCCGAGGGCGCTATCGAGGTCACCGGCAACACGGTGATCGACGCCCTGCATCTGGCCCTGGCCCGCATCAAGGACACCCCCCGGGTCATCGAGGCCGCCGCGCCGATCCTGGCCACGGCGGGCGAACGCGCCCTGGTCCTGGTCACCATCCACCGCCGCGAAAGCCTGGGCGAGGCCTTGCCGCGCTTGGCCGAGGCGCTTCTTGGGCTGGCCAAGGCCGAGGAGCGGTTGATCGTTCTGCCCATTCATCCCAATCCGCGCCTCGCCCCGCTGATCGAGGCGCTGAGCGGTCATCCCGGCATCTTGCTGACCCCGGCGCTTGATTATCTGCCCTTCGTCGCCCTGCTCCATCGCGCCGATCTGATCCTGACCGATTCCGGGGGCATCCAGGAAGAGGCCTCGGCGCTTGGCAAACCGGTTCTGGTGCTGCGCGACACCACCGAGCGCCCCGAACTGGTCGCCGGCGGCAACGGCTTGGTGGTCGGCACCCGGACCGCCCGGATTCTCGACCATGCCCTGCCGCTGCTGACCGACCCGGCCGCCCGCGCCGCTTTGGCCCAAACCCATGACGGTTTCGGCGATGGCCATGCCGCCGAGCGCATCGCCCAAACCCTCGAAAATCGGATTGCCCCATGA
- a CDS encoding DUF3309 family protein: protein MSVGLILLIILILLLVGALPRWSHSSSWGYYPSGGLGIVLIIIIILLLMGRI from the coding sequence ATGAGTGTAGGTCTTATTCTGCTGATTATCCTAATTCTTCTCCTCGTCGGTGCGCTTCCGAGGTGGTCGCATAGCTCGAGTTGGGGGTATTACCCGAGCGGTGGTTTGGGGATTGTTCTGATTATCATCATTATTTTGCTTTTGATGGGTCGTATCTAA
- a CDS encoding O-antigen ligase family protein codes for MTLSANDLIFRALLALVVLAPLPLGANRPAAWSALALIAGILLALWSIRTLIGAGTPPPRLAPLARVALPLLLVLVWGGVQASALVPADWRHPLWAEAASALPGPVVGHLSLDPARSLDGVMKLLSYGVIFGLACVLGRNRARARLGLRVVAWSATAYAIYGLCMFFAGWERLLWLEKTDYLGDLTATFVNRNAFGAYAGLGLLCCLALVLSHLRRPARGGMRHHAERLVLGGLPYALGGFLLTMALLFSHSRGALLATACAVLVLILALGTARVLSWRIASAALLVIGIGGATLSLTSDQVTLERLLDQTELSGDRGQLLRLGGEMASDASAGGFGIGAFAPAFRLYRDASLPRPVIYDFAHNIYLEAIIELGLPAALLLGLSLTMVLTSCALGLRRRRRDQIYPALALAAASLLLVHGLADFSISMPAIAATLALLLGLGFAQSRSTRPATATDEEGDAEAAHGVG; via the coding sequence ATGACGCTCAGCGCCAATGACCTGATTTTCCGCGCCCTGCTCGCCCTTGTCGTTCTAGCGCCCTTGCCTTTGGGGGCCAATCGGCCGGCGGCCTGGAGCGCGCTGGCCCTGATCGCCGGGATTTTGCTGGCGCTGTGGTCGATCCGAACCCTGATCGGCGCCGGTACCCCACCGCCAAGGCTGGCACCGCTGGCAAGGGTCGCCCTGCCGCTGCTTCTGGTGCTGGTATGGGGGGGTGTCCAGGCCAGCGCGCTGGTTCCCGCGGACTGGCGCCATCCCCTGTGGGCGGAAGCCGCGAGCGCCCTGCCCGGACCGGTGGTCGGCCATCTGTCGCTTGATCCGGCGCGCAGTCTGGATGGGGTGATGAAACTGCTGAGCTATGGGGTGATCTTCGGGTTGGCCTGCGTTCTCGGCCGCAACCGCGCGCGCGCCCGCCTGGGACTCCGGGTCGTGGCCTGGAGCGCCACCGCTTATGCTATCTATGGCCTCTGCATGTTCTTCGCCGGCTGGGAGCGGCTGTTATGGCTGGAGAAGACCGATTATCTCGGCGACCTCACCGCCACCTTCGTCAACCGCAACGCCTTTGGCGCCTATGCCGGGCTTGGCCTGTTGTGCTGTCTGGCCCTGGTGTTATCCCACCTGCGGCGGCCGGCGCGCGGCGGCATGCGCCATCACGCCGAAAGGCTGGTTTTGGGCGGCTTGCCCTATGCCTTGGGCGGGTTCCTTTTGACGATGGCCTTGCTGTTCAGCCATTCCCGGGGCGCCTTGCTGGCGACCGCCTGTGCCGTGCTGGTGCTGATCCTGGCCCTGGGGACCGCCCGGGTGCTGTCGTGGCGCATCGCCAGCGCCGCCTTGCTGGTGATCGGCATCGGCGGCGCGACGCTCAGCCTGACCAGCGATCAGGTCACGCTCGAGCGCCTGCTCGATCAGACGGAACTCAGCGGCGACCGCGGGCAATTGCTGCGGCTGGGCGGCGAGATGGCCAGCGACGCCTCGGCCGGCGGCTTTGGCATCGGCGCCTTCGCCCCGGCCTTCCGCCTGTACCGCGATGCGTCGCTGCCCCGCCCGGTGATCTATGATTTCGCCCATAACATCTATCTTGAAGCGATCATCGAACTGGGCCTGCCCGCCGCCTTGCTGCTTGGCCTCAGCCTGACCATGGTCCTGACGAGCTGCGCCCTGGGATTGCGCCGGCGGCGGCGCGACCAGATCTATCCCGCCCTGGCCCTGGCGGCGGCCAGCTTGTTGCTGGTCCATGGACTGGCCGATTTCAGCATCTCGATGCCGGCGATCGCCGCCACCTTGGCGCTTTTGCTCGGCCTGGGCTTCGCCCAGTCACGCTCCACCCGTCCCGCCACCGCCACCGACGAGGAGGGGGACGCCGAGGCCGCTCACGGCGTTGGGTGA
- a CDS encoding cyclic peptide export ABC transporter — MTAPGTAPAPASSSAAAASPLALALRLLRPFWRLVLLSTLMGTLGGIATALLLAVINRALRGEGDMVSFAWAFGGLCLAALLGQGAAGLGSAIVGQKVVVAVRRELVAHILTAPIARLERLRVHRLMATLGGDVDALSGFSLVLSGLGVAVAITCGCLGYLVLLSPPLFLVTLLVLGLGVGGHARMRRLGQARFAAARAAEDDLQRHYRAITEGAKELRLNRPRRIRLFHADLEATITRIAKLRLRGLGVFLGANLFGSLALFAVIGGILLMTRAAPEAIGVEDVSGFVLVLLFMKGPMQQILGALPSLGRAQIALRRIAELGAAGQEGGDLPGLAPGMGEGAVPMPAEITLEAVSYRFPESAAGPGFTLGPLTLTLRRGESVVITGENGCGKTTLIKLILGLYQPTAGRVLLDGRPVRAGEWDEYRQLFSAVFADYHLFDDGMAEGRQAAEAARLLDAFDLATKTALKDGRFTTTDLSAGERKRLALILLALEGRPIVVFDEWAAEQDPGFRHRFYHTVLPDLKRQGRTVIVVSHDEGYFDCADRRIVLKNGKLAG; from the coding sequence ATGACGGCGCCCGGCACGGCCCCCGCGCCCGCCTCTTCTTCGGCGGCGGCCGCGTCACCGCTGGCTCTCGCCTTGCGCCTGCTGCGGCCCTTCTGGCGGCTTGTTCTGCTGTCGACGCTGATGGGCACCCTGGGCGGCATCGCCACCGCCCTGCTGCTGGCGGTCATCAACCGGGCCCTGCGCGGCGAGGGGGATATGGTCAGCTTCGCCTGGGCCTTCGGCGGGCTGTGCCTTGCCGCCCTGCTTGGCCAGGGGGCGGCCGGATTGGGCAGCGCCATCGTTGGCCAGAAGGTGGTGGTGGCGGTGCGTCGGGAGTTGGTCGCCCATATCCTGACCGCGCCGATCGCTCGCCTGGAACGCCTGCGCGTTCACCGGCTGATGGCGACGCTGGGCGGCGATGTCGATGCTTTGAGCGGCTTTTCCCTGGTGCTGTCGGGATTGGGCGTGGCAGTGGCGATCACCTGCGGCTGCCTTGGCTATCTCGTTTTGCTGTCACCGCCGCTGTTTCTCGTCACGCTTCTGGTTCTGGGGCTGGGCGTGGGGGGTCATGCCCGCATGCGGCGCCTGGGGCAGGCGCGCTTCGCCGCCGCCCGCGCCGCCGAAGACGATCTTCAGCGCCATTACCGGGCGATCACCGAAGGGGCCAAGGAACTGCGGCTCAACCGGCCAAGGCGCATCCGCCTGTTCCACGCCGATCTCGAGGCCACCATCACCCGCATCGCCAAGCTGAGGCTGCGCGGGCTTGGCGTGTTCCTTGGCGCCAATCTGTTTGGCTCGCTGGCGCTTTTCGCGGTGATCGGCGGGATTTTGCTGATGACGCGGGCGGCGCCCGAGGCTATCGGGGTCGAGGACGTCAGCGGCTTCGTTCTGGTTTTATTGTTCATGAAGGGGCCGATGCAGCAGATTCTTGGCGCCCTGCCCAGCCTGGGCCGCGCCCAGATCGCCCTGCGCCGCATCGCCGAGCTTGGCGCCGCCGGCCAGGAGGGGGGCGATCTGCCGGGGTTGGCCCCCGGGATGGGCGAAGGCGCCGTGCCGATGCCAGCCGAGATCACCCTTGAGGCGGTGAGCTACCGCTTTCCCGAGAGCGCCGCCGGCCCGGGATTCACCCTGGGGCCGCTCACCCTGACCCTGCGCCGGGGCGAGAGCGTGGTGATCACCGGCGAGAACGGCTGTGGCAAAACGACGCTGATCAAGCTGATCCTTGGTCTTTACCAGCCCACCGCCGGGCGCGTTCTGCTTGATGGCCGACCCGTTCGCGCCGGCGAATGGGACGAGTACCGCCAGCTTTTTTCGGCGGTTTTCGCCGATTACCATCTGTTTGACGATGGCATGGCCGAGGGGCGGCAGGCGGCGGAGGCGGCGCGGCTGCTCGATGCCTTTGACCTAGCGACGAAAACCGCGCTCAAGGACGGACGCTTCACCACCACCGACCTGTCGGCGGGCGAACGCAAGCGTCTTGCCCTGATTTTGCTCGCCCTGGAAGGCCGGCCGATCGTGGTCTTTGATGAATGGGCCGCCGAACAGGATCCGGGGTTCCGTCACCGCTTCTATCACACGGTCTTGCCCGACCTGAAGCGCCAGGGCAGAACCGTGATCGTCGTGTCCCACGATGAAGGGTATTTCGACTGCGCCGATCGCCGCATCGTTTTGAAAAACGGCAAGCTCGCCGGCTAA